ACCGCAACCTGCTGCGCCACCTCAACCGGCTCGCCGGAACCGACTTCGACCTTGCCGACTGGCGCCATGTCGCCTTCTTCGACGCGCACCACTCGCGCATCGAAATGCACCTCGAGGCGCGGCTCGACACGACCGTGCACTGGGCCGAAGGCGAGCGCCGCTTTGCCGTGTCCGCGCGCATCCACACCGAGAACTCGTACAAATGGCGCGTCGAGGATTTCACCGCGCTGCTCGCCGCGGCGGGGTTTTCGGCGTCGCGCCACTGGTGCGATGCGCGCGGCTGGTTCGCGGTGTTCACCGCCCATGCCTGATGCCGCGGTGCGATCTCCGGCCCTAGAGCGCGCAGCTGCGAAAGCCGCTGTAGATGTCGTTGCGCTCGGGGGTGAAGTAGTTGCGGTAGCGTGGATGCACCATGCGCGGGCTGGTCGCACGGCTCGCACCGCGCAGCACGTAGCGCTCGCCGAACCACGGTGCCGAGTAATCGCGGTAGGGGTGGGGGGCGAAGCCGGGGTAGGGGGCGAAGCGGCTGGCGGTCCATTCCCAGACCCGGCCCCAGCGAAATTCCGCCCGGGTCAGGGCGGCGAGCTCCCACTCGGCTTCGTTCGGCAGGCGGCGCCCCGCCCAACGGCACCAGGCGTCGGCTTCGTCCCAGCGCAGGTGCACGGCCGGGGCATCGAGCGCCAGCGCCTCCCAGCGGCCGAACACGCGGCGCTGCCAGCTCCCGTCCTGGCGGCGCAGATAGCGCGGCGGCGCGGCGCCGGTCTGCTCGACGAACGCCAGGTAGCGGCGCCAGCTCACCACCTCGGCATCGATCTCGAACGCCGGCAGCGCGACCTCGTGCGCCGCGAGCTCGTTGTCGAAGGCGAAGCCGTCGCCGTGCCAGCCGAGCGTCCAGCGCTGCGCCGGGATGCCCAGTGCGCGGGCCTGCGGCACGCCACCCGCCGGCCCGGGCAGAGCCTCGGGCAGCGCACCGGACAGCGTCTCGGGCAGCGGAATATCGAGCGCCTGCGCCATGTAGACCCCGGCCTCGCCGTGCATGTCCTCGTGAAACAGCGCGAGGCGGAAGAAATACAGCTCCGCATCGGTCTCCGGGGTAACGGCGAGCAGGGCCAGAGTCTCCGCCAGGCCCTCGGCCAGATCGGCGCGGGTTGCGCCGAGATCGGGCAGTTCGAGCTGCCAGCGCGCTGCGTGCGCGACCTTGCCCGAGTCGTACAGCGCATCGGCCCCGGGCAGGCGCCCGGCGGCGCGTCGGTGGTCGGGGTCGCAGGCGATGCCCATCGCGCGCTGCCGGTTGCGCGCGATCCAGTAGTCCTGGAACCAGCCGACATGCCCGGCCTCCCAGCGCGGCGGGTTGAGCTGGGGCGAATAGGGCACCGTCAGTGCCTCGCCGAGCACCGCGGCGTAGGCGTCGAGCAGCGCCAGGGTGCGTGCGCGGCTGTCGGCCAGTGCGGCGGCGAGGACGCGGCGGCCACCCCGGCGGGCGGCTTCGGAGCGGGTAGGGGCGAGGTTCATGGCGGGAGCGGAGTGCGATGACCGGTGCCCCGAGTATGCCGCAACTGGTGATCGTCAGTCCGGCGCTGCGCGATGCCAACAACGGCAACTGGCAAACGGCGCGGCGCTGGCAGCGCCATCTTGCGGGGATCTGCCGGGTGCGCATCGGCAAGGCCTGGCCCGATGCGCTGGCTGCCGGCGACATTGCGATGATCGCGCTCCATGCGCGGCGCTCGGCGGAATCGATC
The window above is part of the Thauera aromatica K172 genome. Proteins encoded here:
- the senA gene encoding selenoneine synthase SenA; this encodes MNLAPTRSEAARRGGRRVLAAALADSRARTLALLDAYAAVLGEALTVPYSPQLNPPRWEAGHVGWFQDYWIARNRQRAMGIACDPDHRRAAGRLPGADALYDSGKVAHAARWQLELPDLGATRADLAEGLAETLALLAVTPETDAELYFFRLALFHEDMHGEAGVYMAQALDIPLPETLSGALPEALPGPAGGVPQARALGIPAQRWTLGWHGDGFAFDNELAAHEVALPAFEIDAEVVSWRRYLAFVEQTGAAPPRYLRRQDGSWQRRVFGRWEALALDAPAVHLRWDEADAWCRWAGRRLPNEAEWELAALTRAEFRWGRVWEWTASRFAPYPGFAPHPYRDYSAPWFGERYVLRGASRATSPRMVHPRYRNYFTPERNDIYSGFRSCAL